In the Elizabethkingia bruuniana genome, TGTTCATTTCTTTCTCAAACGTCTTCGGAACATAGATATACTGAAAGTCACTTATTTTTTGACCATAAGCTGTAACTACACTACTAATAAGGAATATTGATAATAACTTCTTCATAACATGGGTATTTTACCTAATAAAATTTTGAACTAAATTAATCAAAAAACAAACTCTAATCACTGAATCTTTCAATTTATTATAAAAATAACCGAAAAAGGCTTTATTTATATTTTAGTAACTTACACTATATAAACACATTCCATTTTTGAACTGTGTAAAATCACTGAGTATTAACTAAAACCTTTTATTATGAAAATAGGACTTTTTGGATTTGGAAAAACAGGGAAAGCAGTTGCCTCTGTTATTCTTCAGAATAAAGAACACTCCCTGCAATGGATTTACCGGAAAACAAACAGACTAAATAACAGAAATGCTTCTGAATTTTTCGGAATAGAAAGTACAGACGCTGGTAATATTTATTCTGAAAACAATCTTAGTATAGAAAAGTTATTAGACGAACAACCTGTTGATGCAATCATCGATTTCTCTTCTTCGGACGGAATATATACTTATGGAGATGCTGCTGCCAGGAAGGATATAAAAATAATCTCTGCAATTTCTCATTATACCGCTAAAGAAATTAATTTCCTGAAAAAACTGGCAAAAAAAGCTACTGTATTCTGGTCCCCCAATATTACACTCGGAATCAACTATTTACTTTACGCTTCTACATTCCTTAAAAAAATAGCACCTTCTGTGGATATCGAGATTATTGAAGAACACTTCAAAGACAAAAAAGGAATTTCAGGCACTGCCATACGAATTGCAGATGCTTTAGATATAAAAGACGAAAACATAAACACCGTAAGAGCAGGAGGCATTGTAGGAAAACATGAAGTTATATTCGGTTTTCCTTTTCAGACTGTCCGGTTAATTCATGAATCAATTTCCAGAGATGCTTTTGGTAATGGTGCTTTGTTTGCGGCCGAACACCTTGCAGATAAAAAATCGGGATTCTACAAATTCGAAGATTTATTACATCCTTATTTTAATGTATAGCAACTTCAGACGCCTTTCTTCTTCTGGCTTTGATAACAGCATTTACAATAATCGCTAAAATCATTACTGCTGAAGCTCCATAAAATACAGGACTCATTTCTTCAGATTTACCAAAGATGAAATAAGCTAAAATAATTCCGTAGACAGGCTCCAGATTTACTGTGAGTGCCAATGTAAACGGAGAAATATATTTCATAAGCTTTACCGATTCCAGCATTGGATAGGCTGTAAAAAAACTAGCCAGGAGCAAAAGCAATAAAATATTCTTCCAGTCTATATTTACTACATATCCTATTTCACCGGATCCAAGTAAGAATAAACTCACCAATATCCATCCTCCGAAGATTTCATAAAAAATGATGTTTTCTGAGGATGTCTTTCCAAATAGCTTTCCGTTCAGTACTGTAAAAGAAGCACCTAAGAAAGCACATATCACTCCAAAAATAATCCCTATTTTGTGTTCAAATTCAACATTGAATATAAGAAGCATACAGGATACAATAATAAGCCCGAGCAACAGCTCTACCCAATCCAGTTTCCTGCGGTAGATAATAGGTTCCAGTATAGATACAAACAATGTAACTGTAGCCAGACAGGACAATGCTATAGATACGTTGGATATCTTAATCGAATAAAAGAAGCACAACCAGTGTCCGCCCATTAATCCGCCAACACCAATCAACTGCCAGAATAGTTTACGGGAAACTTTCATAGATTGTTTCTTCACAACCCTAATGAAAAGGTAAAGAAATAAAGCCGCAAACAACATGCGGAAAAATACAAGCTGAAGGGCATCAACTGTAATCAGCTTTCCCAGAATCGCTGTAAATCCCCATAAAAAAACAATTAAATGCAACCGAAACTGCGAAGACCTGAACATCATAATTATTAAAATACAAAATTAGCGAATTATTCATATTTTTACCCAAAAAATTAATATGGATTTTCTGAGCGTTTTCGCTTCTACAGATGCATGGGTTGCATTACTAACACTAACATTTTTAGAGATTGTTTTAGGTATTGACAATATCGTATTTATCTCTATTGTATCTTCCAAACTAAGTCCTAAAGACCAGCCTAAAGCCAGAAATATAGGTTTGGGATTAGCAATGGTTTTCAGAATAGCCCTTTTATTTGGAATCAAATGGGTACTCAGCCTGAATTCAGTTTTACTGGAAGTTAACCTAAGCTGGTTCCATGGTAAAATAACCGGACAGAGCATTATTATCTTCCTTGGTGGACTCTTCTTACTTTATAAGAGTGTAACAGAAATCCATCATAAGCTGGAAGGAGAAGAATCGCTGAAAACAGAAAACAATAAAAAAGTAGGACTCAATAGTGCAATTGTACAAATTGCGCTTCTTAATCTTGTCTTCTCTTTCGACAGTATTCTTACTGCAGTTGGTTTGGTAAGCTTTAAAGAGTTTGGGGAAACCGGAGCTTTATCTATAATGATTTTGTCGGTTATTATTTCAATTATAATTATGATGGCCTTTGCAGGACCTGTTAGCCATTTTGTAAACAGACATCCTACTATACAGATTCTGGGACTATCTTTCCTTATCCTTATCGGTGTAATGCTTCTTGCAGAATCTTCTCACCTTGCCCACGTTGTAATATTCGAACAGGAAGTTGGTGTTATTCCTAAAGGCTATCTTTATTTTGCTATCTTCTTCTCGCTCGCTGTAGAATTTATCAATATGAAACTCCGAAAAAGCACTAAACCTGTAGCTTTGAAAAACTCAGAGACTATAGACAAACTATAAAACTAAAAGCTTCAGAAATTCTGGAGCTTTTTTTAATAAAAAAACCCCGGGTACCTTATCAGTACTCGGGATCTTCAAATAATAAACTATTAAAAAAATAAACTTAGGAATTGATCTTTATTAAGACACAACTCATGAATTACCTCTTACCGTAACTCATTTCCTATATGCAAAGTTATTCAAAACACGATCCATATGCAACAGAATAAAAGTTAAAATATATTAAAATAACATATTGTTTATCAATAATTTAAAACACTAAAATCTATCATTTTAAAATCCTCTGAAAAAGCTTATATTTAGAGGATAAAATAAACCCAATGGACATAGAATTCAATAAAAGAGAAGATCAGAATAAATTAAAACTTTCAGAAATTAATCAGGTACTGAACCAGGTAAAAAAAGGAGGTGGTGAAAAACGTCTGCAAAAACTTCGTGATGAAGGCAAGATGACTGCCCGTGAAAGAGTTGAATATCTTTTGGATAATATTGAAAACGCTATTGAAATTGGGGCTCTTGCCGGTTATGAGATGTATGCCGAACATGGCGGATGCCCTAGTGGCGGTGTCGTGGTAATGATGGGGCATGTTTCAGGACGCCAATGTATTGTTGTTGCCAACGATGCTTCTGTAAAAGCCGGAGCATGGTTTCCGATTACCGGGAAAAAGAACCTGCGGGCTCAGGAAATAGCAATGGAAAACCGTTTACCAATCATCTATCTGGTGGATTCTGCCGGTGTATATCTTCCTATGCAGGATGAAATATTTCCGGATAAAGAACATTTTGGACGGATTTTCCGCAACAATGCTAAGATGAGTTCCATGGGAATTGTACAAATTGCAGCTGTAATGGGAAGTTGTGTAGCTGGTGGTGCTTACCTTCCTATTATGAGTGACGAAGCGATGATTGTGGATAAAACCGGAAGTATATTTTTAGCAGGAAGCTATCTTGTAAAAGCTGCTATTGGAGAAAATATAGATAATGAAACACTGGGTGGTGCAACAACTCATTGTGAAGTATCTGGTGTAACTGATTATAAAGCTAAGGATGATAAAGATGCTTTAAACCGAATTAAAAATATAATGAAGTCTCTTGGTGATTATGATAAAGCAGGGTTCGACAGAATTGAACCTGCACAGCCAAAAGAGAATCCCGATGATATCTTCGGAATTATGCCAGCATCCAGAGCGGAGCAATATGATACATATGATATTATTAAAAGACTTGTTGATAACAGCGAGTATGAAGAATACAAACCAGACTATGGCAAAACCATTGTTTGTGCTACAGCTAGAATTGATGGTTGGTCAGTAGGTATTGTTGCCAATCAGAGAAAACTTGTAAAAAGTGGAAAAGGCGAAATGCAGTTTGGTGGTGTAATCTATTCCGACAGTGCAGATAAAGCGACCCGATTTATCGCCAACTGTAATCAAAGAAAAATTCCGTTGGTGTTTTTACAGGATGTTACAGGCTTTATGGTAGGATCCAAATCTGAACATGGTGGTATTATAAAGGACGGGGCTAAAATGGTGAATGCCGTTTCTAACTCTGTTGTTCCTAAATTTACTATCATTACAGGTAATTCTTTTGGAGCAGGTAATTACGCAATGTGTGGAAAGGCCTATGATCCTCGCCTCATAGCAGCATGGCCATGGGCTGAGTTAGCCGTAATGGGAGGAGCACAAGCTGCAAAGGTTTTATTACAGATCCAGGAGGCTACATTA is a window encoding:
- a CDS encoding TerC family protein — translated: MDFLSVFASTDAWVALLTLTFLEIVLGIDNIVFISIVSSKLSPKDQPKARNIGLGLAMVFRIALLFGIKWVLSLNSVLLEVNLSWFHGKITGQSIIIFLGGLFLLYKSVTEIHHKLEGEESLKTENNKKVGLNSAIVQIALLNLVFSFDSILTAVGLVSFKEFGETGALSIMILSVIISIIIMMAFAGPVSHFVNRHPTIQILGLSFLILIGVMLLAESSHLAHVVIFEQEVGVIPKGYLYFAIFFSLAVEFINMKLRKSTKPVALKNSETIDKL
- a CDS encoding 4-hydroxy-tetrahydrodipicolinate reductase — protein: MKIGLFGFGKTGKAVASVILQNKEHSLQWIYRKTNRLNNRNASEFFGIESTDAGNIYSENNLSIEKLLDEQPVDAIIDFSSSDGIYTYGDAAARKDIKIISAISHYTAKEINFLKKLAKKATVFWSPNITLGINYLLYASTFLKKIAPSVDIEIIEEHFKDKKGISGTAIRIADALDIKDENINTVRAGGIVGKHEVIFGFPFQTVRLIHESISRDAFGNGALFAAEHLADKKSGFYKFEDLLHPYFNV
- a CDS encoding acyl-CoA carboxylase subunit beta translates to MDIEFNKREDQNKLKLSEINQVLNQVKKGGGEKRLQKLRDEGKMTARERVEYLLDNIENAIEIGALAGYEMYAEHGGCPSGGVVVMMGHVSGRQCIVVANDASVKAGAWFPITGKKNLRAQEIAMENRLPIIYLVDSAGVYLPMQDEIFPDKEHFGRIFRNNAKMSSMGIVQIAAVMGSCVAGGAYLPIMSDEAMIVDKTGSIFLAGSYLVKAAIGENIDNETLGGATTHCEVSGVTDYKAKDDKDALNRIKNIMKSLGDYDKAGFDRIEPAQPKENPDDIFGIMPASRAEQYDTYDIIKRLVDNSEYEEYKPDYGKTIVCATARIDGWSVGIVANQRKLVKSGKGEMQFGGVIYSDSADKATRFIANCNQRKIPLVFLQDVTGFMVGSKSEHGGIIKDGAKMVNAVSNSVVPKFTIITGNSFGAGNYAMCGKAYDPRLIAAWPWAELAVMGGAQAAKVLLQIQEATLKKQGKELSAEEHQALLDKITQNYNKQTQATYSAARLWTDAIINPLDTRKWISMGIEAANHSPITEKFNLGVIQV
- a CDS encoding DMT family transporter, which encodes MFRSSQFRLHLIVFLWGFTAILGKLITVDALQLVFFRMLFAALFLYLFIRVVKKQSMKVSRKLFWQLIGVGGLMGGHWLCFFYSIKISNVSIALSCLATVTLFVSILEPIIYRRKLDWVELLLGLIIVSCMLLIFNVEFEHKIGIIFGVICAFLGASFTVLNGKLFGKTSSENIIFYEIFGGWILVSLFLLGSGEIGYVVNIDWKNILLLLLLASFFTAYPMLESVKLMKYISPFTLALTVNLEPVYGIILAYFIFGKSEEMSPVFYGASAVMILAIIVNAVIKARRRKASEVAIH